A single genomic interval of Pan paniscus chromosome 18, NHGRI_mPanPan1-v2.0_pri, whole genome shotgun sequence harbors:
- the LOC129394309 gene encoding BOS complex subunit NOMO3-like isoform X1, with protein MVSFPCRACALVLSFGAVNVGSKRACAAAGGGGWRRRLAAAAGGGGWRRRGAWAVSRPRRRKEPAACSVRGGTRLPAVGLAGGGRAMPVGQGAGPLGPAVVTAAVVLLLSGVGPAHGSEDIVVGCGGFVKSDVEINYSLIEIKLYTKHGTLKYQTDCAPNNGYFMIPLYDKGDFILKIEPPLGWSFEPTTVELHVDGVSDICTKGGDINFVFTGFSVNGKVLSKGQPLGPAGVQVSLRNTGTEAKIQSTVTRPGGKFAFFKVLPGDYEILATHPTWALKEASTTVRVTNSNANAASPLIVAGYNVSGSVRSDGEPMKGVKFLLFSSLVTKEDVLGCNVSPVPGFQPQDESLVYLCYTVSREDGSFSFYSLPSGGYTVIPFYRGERITFDVAPSRLDFTVEHDSLKIESLAASHRLALSWLTATSASRVEAILLPQPPE; from the exons ATGGTCTCGTTTCCTTGCCGAGCATGCGCCTTAGTTCTCTCCTTTGGGGCTGTGAACGTGGGGTCGAAGCGCGCGTGCGCGGCGGCTGGCGGCGGCGGCTGGCGGCGGCGGCTGGCGGCGGCGGCTGGCGGCGGCGGCTGGCGGCGGCGCGGGGCCTGGGCTGTCAGCCGGCCTAGGAGGAGGAAGGAGCCTGCAGCGTGCAGTGTGAGGGGCGGCACCCGGCTGCCGGCGGTTGGTCTAGCTGGGGGAGGTCGGGCCATGCCGGTGGGCCAGGGCGCGGGGCCGCTGGGGCCCGCGGTGGTCACCGCCGCGGTGGTGCTGCTGCTGAGCGGCGTGGGGCCGGCGCACGGCTCGGAGGACATCGTGGTGGGCTGCGGTGGCTTCGTCAAGTCGGACGTGGAGATCAACTACTCGCTCATCGAG ataAAGCTGTACACCAAGCATGGGACTTTGAAATACCAGACAGACTGTGCCCCTAATAATGGTTACTTTATGATCCCTTTGTATGATAAG gggGATTTCATTCTGAAGATTGAGCCTCCCCTGGGGTGGAGTTTTG AGCCGACGACCGTGGAACTCCATGTGGATGGAGTCAGTGACATCTGCACAAAGGGCGGAGACATCAACTTTGTCTTCACTGGGTTCTCTGTGAATGGCAAG GTCCTCAGCAAAGGGCAGCCCCTGGGTCCTGCGGGAGTTCAGGTGTCTCTGAGAAACACTGGGACTGAAGCAAAGATCCAGTCCACAGTTACACGGCCTGGCGGAAA gtttgcattttttaaagttctgcctGGAGATTATGAAATCCTCGCAACTCATCCAACCTGGGCGTTGAAAGAG gcaagcaccacagTGCGTGTAACCAACTCCAATGCCAATGCGGCCAGTCCCCTCATCGTTGCTGGCTACAATGTGTCTGGCTCTGTCCGAAGTGATGGGGAGCCCATGAAAGGGGTgaagtttcttctcttttcttctttagtaacTAAAGAG GATGTCCTGGGCTGCAATGTCTCACCAGTGCCTGGGTTCCAGCCCCAAGACGAGAGTCTGGTGTATTTGTGCTACACGGTCTCCAGAGAAGATGGCTCGTTCTCTTTCTATTCCTTGCCAAGTGGGGGCTACACTGTG ATTCCGTTCTATCGAGGGGAGAGGATTACCTTTGATGTGGCGCCTTCCAGACTTGACTTCACAGTGGAGCATGACAGCCTGAAAATCGAG agtcttgctgcttCACACAGgctggcactatcttggctcactgcaacctccgcatcccgagttgaagcgattctcctgcctcagcctcccgagtag
- the LOC129394309 gene encoding BOS complex subunit NOMO3-like isoform X4: protein MVSFPCRACALVLSFGAVNVGSKRACAAAGGGGWRRRLAAAAGGGGWRRRGAWAVSRPRRRKEPAACSVRGGTRLPAVGLAGGGRAMPVGQGAGPLGPAVVTAAVVLLLSGVGPAHGSEDIVVGCGGFVKSDVEINYSLIEIKLYTKHGTLKYQTDCAPNNGYFMIPLYDKGDFILKIEPPLGWSFEPTTVELHVDGVSDICTKGGDINFVFTGFSVNGKVLSKGQPLGPAGVQVSLRNTGTEAKIQSTVTRPGGKFAFFKVLPGDYEILATHPTWALKEDVLGCNVSPVPGFQPQDESLVYLCYTVSREDGSFSFYSLPSGGYTVIPFYRGERITFDVAPSRLDFTVEHDSLKIESLAASHRLALSWLTATSASRVEAILLPQPPE, encoded by the exons ATGGTCTCGTTTCCTTGCCGAGCATGCGCCTTAGTTCTCTCCTTTGGGGCTGTGAACGTGGGGTCGAAGCGCGCGTGCGCGGCGGCTGGCGGCGGCGGCTGGCGGCGGCGGCTGGCGGCGGCGGCTGGCGGCGGCGGCTGGCGGCGGCGCGGGGCCTGGGCTGTCAGCCGGCCTAGGAGGAGGAAGGAGCCTGCAGCGTGCAGTGTGAGGGGCGGCACCCGGCTGCCGGCGGTTGGTCTAGCTGGGGGAGGTCGGGCCATGCCGGTGGGCCAGGGCGCGGGGCCGCTGGGGCCCGCGGTGGTCACCGCCGCGGTGGTGCTGCTGCTGAGCGGCGTGGGGCCGGCGCACGGCTCGGAGGACATCGTGGTGGGCTGCGGTGGCTTCGTCAAGTCGGACGTGGAGATCAACTACTCGCTCATCGAG ataAAGCTGTACACCAAGCATGGGACTTTGAAATACCAGACAGACTGTGCCCCTAATAATGGTTACTTTATGATCCCTTTGTATGATAAG gggGATTTCATTCTGAAGATTGAGCCTCCCCTGGGGTGGAGTTTTG AGCCGACGACCGTGGAACTCCATGTGGATGGAGTCAGTGACATCTGCACAAAGGGCGGAGACATCAACTTTGTCTTCACTGGGTTCTCTGTGAATGGCAAG GTCCTCAGCAAAGGGCAGCCCCTGGGTCCTGCGGGAGTTCAGGTGTCTCTGAGAAACACTGGGACTGAAGCAAAGATCCAGTCCACAGTTACACGGCCTGGCGGAAA gtttgcattttttaaagttctgcctGGAGATTATGAAATCCTCGCAACTCATCCAACCTGGGCGTTGAAAGAG GATGTCCTGGGCTGCAATGTCTCACCAGTGCCTGGGTTCCAGCCCCAAGACGAGAGTCTGGTGTATTTGTGCTACACGGTCTCCAGAGAAGATGGCTCGTTCTCTTTCTATTCCTTGCCAAGTGGGGGCTACACTGTG ATTCCGTTCTATCGAGGGGAGAGGATTACCTTTGATGTGGCGCCTTCCAGACTTGACTTCACAGTGGAGCATGACAGCCTGAAAATCGAG agtcttgctgcttCACACAGgctggcactatcttggctcactgcaacctccgcatcccgagttgaagcgattctcctgcctcagcctcccgagtag
- the LOC129394309 gene encoding BOS complex subunit NOMO3-like isoform X3 yields MVSFPCRACALVLSFGAVNVGSKRACAAAGGGGWRRRLAAAAGGGGWRRRGAWAVSRPRRRKEPAACSVRGGTRLPAVGLAGGGRAMPVGQGAGPLGPAVVTAAVVLLLSGVGPAHGSEDIVVGCGGFVKSDVEINYSLIEIKLYTKHGTLKYQTDCAPNNGYFMIPLYDKGDFILKIEPPLGWSFEPTTVELHVDGVSDICTKGGDINFVFTGFSVNGKVLSKGQPLGPAGVQVSLRNTGTEAKIQSTVTRPGGKFAFFKVLPGDYEILATHPTWALKEASTTVRVTNSNANAASPLIVAGYNVSGSVRSDGEPMKGVKFLLFSSLVTKEDVLGCNVSPVPGFQPQDESLVYLCYTVSREDGSFSFYSLPSGGYTVIPFYRGERITFDVAPSRLDFTVEHDSLKIEPVFHVT; encoded by the exons ATGGTCTCGTTTCCTTGCCGAGCATGCGCCTTAGTTCTCTCCTTTGGGGCTGTGAACGTGGGGTCGAAGCGCGCGTGCGCGGCGGCTGGCGGCGGCGGCTGGCGGCGGCGGCTGGCGGCGGCGGCTGGCGGCGGCGGCTGGCGGCGGCGCGGGGCCTGGGCTGTCAGCCGGCCTAGGAGGAGGAAGGAGCCTGCAGCGTGCAGTGTGAGGGGCGGCACCCGGCTGCCGGCGGTTGGTCTAGCTGGGGGAGGTCGGGCCATGCCGGTGGGCCAGGGCGCGGGGCCGCTGGGGCCCGCGGTGGTCACCGCCGCGGTGGTGCTGCTGCTGAGCGGCGTGGGGCCGGCGCACGGCTCGGAGGACATCGTGGTGGGCTGCGGTGGCTTCGTCAAGTCGGACGTGGAGATCAACTACTCGCTCATCGAG ataAAGCTGTACACCAAGCATGGGACTTTGAAATACCAGACAGACTGTGCCCCTAATAATGGTTACTTTATGATCCCTTTGTATGATAAG gggGATTTCATTCTGAAGATTGAGCCTCCCCTGGGGTGGAGTTTTG AGCCGACGACCGTGGAACTCCATGTGGATGGAGTCAGTGACATCTGCACAAAGGGCGGAGACATCAACTTTGTCTTCACTGGGTTCTCTGTGAATGGCAAG GTCCTCAGCAAAGGGCAGCCCCTGGGTCCTGCGGGAGTTCAGGTGTCTCTGAGAAACACTGGGACTGAAGCAAAGATCCAGTCCACAGTTACACGGCCTGGCGGAAA gtttgcattttttaaagttctgcctGGAGATTATGAAATCCTCGCAACTCATCCAACCTGGGCGTTGAAAGAG gcaagcaccacagTGCGTGTAACCAACTCCAATGCCAATGCGGCCAGTCCCCTCATCGTTGCTGGCTACAATGTGTCTGGCTCTGTCCGAAGTGATGGGGAGCCCATGAAAGGGGTgaagtttcttctcttttcttctttagtaacTAAAGAG GATGTCCTGGGCTGCAATGTCTCACCAGTGCCTGGGTTCCAGCCCCAAGACGAGAGTCTGGTGTATTTGTGCTACACGGTCTCCAGAGAAGATGGCTCGTTCTCTTTCTATTCCTTGCCAAGTGGGGGCTACACTGTG ATTCCGTTCTATCGAGGGGAGAGGATTACCTTTGATGTGGCGCCTTCCAGACTTGACTTCACAGTGGAGCATGACAGCCTGAAAATCGAG cCCGTGTTCCACGTCACGTGA
- the LOC129394309 gene encoding BOS complex subunit NOMO3-like isoform X2, with translation MVSFPCRACALVLSFGAVNVGSKRACAAAGGGGWRRRLAAAAGGGGWRRRGAWAVSRPRRRKEPAACSVRGGTRLPAVGLAGGGRAMPVGQGAGPLGPAVVTAAVVLLLSGVGPAHGSEDIVVGCGGFVKSDVEINYSLIEIKLYTKHGTLKYQTDCAPNNGYFMIPLYDKGDFILKIEPPLGWSFEPTTVELHVDGVSDICTKGGDINFVFTGFSVNGKVLSKGQPLGPAGVQVSLRNTGTEAKIQSTVTRPGGKFAFFKVLPGDYEILATHPTWALKEASTTVRVTNSNANAASPLIVAGYNVSGSVRSDGEPMKGVKFLLFSSLVTKEDVLGCNVSPVPGFQPQDESLVYLCYTVSREDGSFSFYSLPSGGYTVIPFYRGERITFDVAPSRLDFTVEHDSLKIEVRLFCLLEGQVFEFPSLGTGIANMF, from the exons ATGGTCTCGTTTCCTTGCCGAGCATGCGCCTTAGTTCTCTCCTTTGGGGCTGTGAACGTGGGGTCGAAGCGCGCGTGCGCGGCGGCTGGCGGCGGCGGCTGGCGGCGGCGGCTGGCGGCGGCGGCTGGCGGCGGCGGCTGGCGGCGGCGCGGGGCCTGGGCTGTCAGCCGGCCTAGGAGGAGGAAGGAGCCTGCAGCGTGCAGTGTGAGGGGCGGCACCCGGCTGCCGGCGGTTGGTCTAGCTGGGGGAGGTCGGGCCATGCCGGTGGGCCAGGGCGCGGGGCCGCTGGGGCCCGCGGTGGTCACCGCCGCGGTGGTGCTGCTGCTGAGCGGCGTGGGGCCGGCGCACGGCTCGGAGGACATCGTGGTGGGCTGCGGTGGCTTCGTCAAGTCGGACGTGGAGATCAACTACTCGCTCATCGAG ataAAGCTGTACACCAAGCATGGGACTTTGAAATACCAGACAGACTGTGCCCCTAATAATGGTTACTTTATGATCCCTTTGTATGATAAG gggGATTTCATTCTGAAGATTGAGCCTCCCCTGGGGTGGAGTTTTG AGCCGACGACCGTGGAACTCCATGTGGATGGAGTCAGTGACATCTGCACAAAGGGCGGAGACATCAACTTTGTCTTCACTGGGTTCTCTGTGAATGGCAAG GTCCTCAGCAAAGGGCAGCCCCTGGGTCCTGCGGGAGTTCAGGTGTCTCTGAGAAACACTGGGACTGAAGCAAAGATCCAGTCCACAGTTACACGGCCTGGCGGAAA gtttgcattttttaaagttctgcctGGAGATTATGAAATCCTCGCAACTCATCCAACCTGGGCGTTGAAAGAG gcaagcaccacagTGCGTGTAACCAACTCCAATGCCAATGCGGCCAGTCCCCTCATCGTTGCTGGCTACAATGTGTCTGGCTCTGTCCGAAGTGATGGGGAGCCCATGAAAGGGGTgaagtttcttctcttttcttctttagtaacTAAAGAG GATGTCCTGGGCTGCAATGTCTCACCAGTGCCTGGGTTCCAGCCCCAAGACGAGAGTCTGGTGTATTTGTGCTACACGGTCTCCAGAGAAGATGGCTCGTTCTCTTTCTATTCCTTGCCAAGTGGGGGCTACACTGTG ATTCCGTTCTATCGAGGGGAGAGGATTACCTTTGATGTGGCGCCTTCCAGACTTGACTTCACAGTGGAGCATGACAGCCTGAAAATCGAGGTAAGGCTTTTCTGTCTTCTGGAGGGACAGGTGTTTGAGTTCCCATCCCTAGGCACAGGTATtgcaaacatgttttaa
- the LOC129394309 gene encoding BOS complex subunit NOMO3-like isoform X5, translating into MILAHCNLRLLSSNNFPASASQVPGTTGACHHAWIKLYTKHGTLKYQTDCAPNNGYFMIPLYDKGDFILKIEPPLGWSFEPTTVELHVDGVSDICTKGGDINFVFTGFSVNGKVLSKGQPLGPAGVQVSLRNTGTEAKIQSTVTRPGGKFAFFKVLPGDYEILATHPTWALKEASTTVRVTNSNANAASPLIVAGYNVSGSVRSDGEPMKGVKFLLFSSLVTKEDVLGCNVSPVPGFQPQDESLVYLCYTVSREDGSFSFYSLPSGGYTVIPFYRGERITFDVAPSRLDFTVEHDSLKIESLAASHRLALSWLTATSASRVEAILLPQPPE; encoded by the exons atgatcttggctcactgcaacctccgcctcctgagttcaaacaattttcctgcctcagcctcccaagtacctgggactaccggtgcctgccaccatgcctgg ataAAGCTGTACACCAAGCATGGGACTTTGAAATACCAGACAGACTGTGCCCCTAATAATGGTTACTTTATGATCCCTTTGTATGATAAG gggGATTTCATTCTGAAGATTGAGCCTCCCCTGGGGTGGAGTTTTG AGCCGACGACCGTGGAACTCCATGTGGATGGAGTCAGTGACATCTGCACAAAGGGCGGAGACATCAACTTTGTCTTCACTGGGTTCTCTGTGAATGGCAAG GTCCTCAGCAAAGGGCAGCCCCTGGGTCCTGCGGGAGTTCAGGTGTCTCTGAGAAACACTGGGACTGAAGCAAAGATCCAGTCCACAGTTACACGGCCTGGCGGAAA gtttgcattttttaaagttctgcctGGAGATTATGAAATCCTCGCAACTCATCCAACCTGGGCGTTGAAAGAG gcaagcaccacagTGCGTGTAACCAACTCCAATGCCAATGCGGCCAGTCCCCTCATCGTTGCTGGCTACAATGTGTCTGGCTCTGTCCGAAGTGATGGGGAGCCCATGAAAGGGGTgaagtttcttctcttttcttctttagtaacTAAAGAG GATGTCCTGGGCTGCAATGTCTCACCAGTGCCTGGGTTCCAGCCCCAAGACGAGAGTCTGGTGTATTTGTGCTACACGGTCTCCAGAGAAGATGGCTCGTTCTCTTTCTATTCCTTGCCAAGTGGGGGCTACACTGTG ATTCCGTTCTATCGAGGGGAGAGGATTACCTTTGATGTGGCGCCTTCCAGACTTGACTTCACAGTGGAGCATGACAGCCTGAAAATCGAG agtcttgctgcttCACACAGgctggcactatcttggctcactgcaacctccgcatcccgagttgaagcgattctcctgcctcagcctcccgagtag